In Sphingomonas crocodyli, a genomic segment contains:
- a CDS encoding helicase-related protein: MARFAAQPVVAVLGPTNTGKTHLAIERMCGHSSGMIGFPLRLLAREVYDRVVAIKGKERVALITGEEKILPPDAQYYLCTAESMPLDREFAFVALDEAQLGADPERGHVFTDRLLRARGREETMILGSEALRPVLRALVPDAEIIGRPRFSTLSYAGATKLSRLPPRSAIVAFSAEEVYAVAEMLRRLRGGAAVVMGALSPRTRNAQVAMFQAGEVDYLVATDAIGMGLNMDVTHVAFASLRKFDGRRARRLTVAEMAQIAGRAGRHQRDGTFGTLAYEGSQGARFEDEEVDKIEAHVFPPLDHLYWRVGAPSFESLDALLTDLQRRPDRPVLRAAPQAVDLAVLKRLADEDWVRERARGPRMIARLWAACGLPDFRKTGAEPHSRLVSRIFRHLSEGDGHLPVPWFAEELARLDSVQGDVETLADRIAGVRTWAYIAHRADWLADPDTWAERTRALEEKLSDALHQRLTQRFVDRRTSVLMRELGAKGGEMLLPVKVDEEGTVTVDGEPIGRLIGFRFKPDHRARHGDMKRLMAAAERRLVTELSSRARQLAADEDSHFTLATDAGRPVAIFWRGDVVARLGKGRTLLTPRINLHRALDSLSAADRTGVEQRLAVWLEGRIQRELKPLTRYFEAARDPACSPSLRALLSPLAEAGGIIARRELASAIEHLDREGRSRADRLDVKLGTLDVYAPTLLKPEPTRWRLALFAAAEDADMPELPIPGAVSIATPPDRDACEAMTRAGYRALGAQMLRVDQAERLARLAHDTRTGRKPFCPDPGLATSLGLRGASFTQLMLALGFRADGENVWVWKGKRDQPKRPPVARPGNAFGALADLWPGHATR; this comes from the coding sequence ATGGCTCGTTTCGCAGCCCAGCCGGTCGTGGCCGTCCTGGGTCCGACCAACACCGGTAAGACGCATCTCGCGATCGAGCGGATGTGCGGGCATTCGAGCGGCATGATCGGCTTCCCGCTGCGCCTGCTGGCGCGCGAGGTTTACGACCGGGTCGTCGCGATCAAGGGCAAGGAGCGCGTCGCGCTGATCACCGGCGAGGAGAAGATCCTGCCGCCCGACGCGCAATATTATCTCTGCACGGCGGAATCGATGCCGCTCGATCGCGAGTTCGCGTTCGTGGCGCTCGACGAAGCGCAACTGGGTGCCGACCCCGAGCGCGGACACGTCTTCACCGATCGGCTGCTGCGCGCGCGCGGCCGCGAGGAGACGATGATCCTGGGTTCGGAGGCGCTGCGGCCGGTGCTGCGTGCGCTGGTGCCCGATGCCGAGATCATCGGCCGGCCGCGCTTTTCGACCTTGAGCTATGCGGGTGCGACCAAGCTGTCGCGCCTGCCCCCGCGATCCGCGATCGTCGCCTTTTCGGCCGAGGAGGTTTACGCCGTCGCCGAAATGCTGCGCCGTCTGCGCGGTGGGGCGGCGGTGGTGATGGGCGCGCTTTCGCCCCGCACCCGCAATGCGCAGGTCGCGATGTTCCAGGCGGGCGAGGTCGATTATCTGGTCGCGACCGACGCGATCGGCATGGGCCTGAACATGGACGTCACCCACGTCGCCTTCGCGTCGCTGCGCAAGTTCGACGGGCGGCGCGCGCGGCGGCTGACGGTTGCGGAGATGGCGCAGATCGCCGGCCGCGCGGGCCGCCACCAGCGCGACGGCACCTTCGGCACGCTCGCTTATGAAGGATCGCAGGGCGCGCGGTTCGAGGATGAGGAAGTCGACAAGATCGAGGCGCACGTCTTCCCGCCGCTCGATCATCTCTACTGGCGGGTTGGCGCGCCATCGTTCGAAAGCCTCGACGCGCTGCTCACCGATCTGCAGCGTCGACCCGATCGCCCCGTGCTGCGCGCGGCACCACAGGCAGTCGATCTGGCAGTGCTCAAGCGCCTGGCCGACGAGGATTGGGTGCGCGAACGCGCACGCGGGCCGCGGATGATCGCGCGGCTGTGGGCCGCCTGCGGCCTGCCCGATTTCCGCAAGACCGGCGCCGAGCCGCACAGCCGCCTCGTCAGCCGCATCTTCCGCCATCTGAGCGAGGGCGACGGCCACCTGCCCGTGCCCTGGTTCGCCGAGGAACTGGCGCGGCTCGACAGCGTGCAGGGCGATGTCGAAACGCTGGCCGATCGGATCGCAGGGGTGCGCACCTGGGCCTATATCGCCCACCGCGCCGATTGGCTCGCCGATCCCGACACCTGGGCCGAACGCACCCGCGCGCTTGAGGAAAAGCTGTCCGATGCGCTCCACCAGCGGCTGACGCAGCGTTTCGTCGATCGGCGCACGTCGGTGCTGATGCGCGAACTGGGTGCGAAGGGCGGCGAGATGCTGCTGCCCGTCAAGGTCGACGAAGAAGGCACCGTCACCGTCGATGGCGAGCCGATCGGCCGCCTGATCGGCTTCCGCTTCAAGCCCGATCATCGCGCGCGCCACGGCGACATGAAGCGGCTGATGGCGGCGGCCGAACGGCGGCTCGTGACCGAATTATCGTCCCGCGCGCGCCAGTTGGCGGCCGACGAGGACAGTCATTTCACGCTGGCGACCGATGCGGGCCGGCCGGTCGCGATCTTCTGGCGCGGCGATGTCGTCGCGCGGCTGGGTAAGGGGCGCACCCTCCTTACCCCGCGCATCAACCTGCATCGCGCGCTCGACAGCCTGTCGGCGGCGGACCGGACCGGAGTGGAGCAGCGGCTGGCCGTGTGGCTCGAAGGCCGCATCCAGCGCGAACTGAAGCCCCTCACCCGCTATTTCGAGGCGGCGCGCGATCCCGCCTGTTCGCCCAGCCTGCGCGCGCTTCTGTCGCCGTTGGCCGAAGCCGGCGGGATCATCGCGCGGCGCGAACTGGCATCGGCGATCGAGCATCTCGATCGCGAGGGGCGGTCGCGCGCCGACCGGCTCGACGTGAAGCTCGGCACGCTCGACGTCTATGCGCCGACCTTGCTCAAGCCCGAACCGACGCGCTGGCGGCTGGCTTTGTTCGCGGCGGCCGAGGATGCCGACATGCCCGAACTGCCGATTCCCGGCGCGGTATCGATCGCCACGCCGCCCGATCGCGACGCGTGCGAGGCGATGACGCGCGCCGGCTATCGCGCGCTGGGCGCCCAGATGCTGCGCGTCGATCAGGCCGAACGACTCGCGCGGCTGGCGCACGACACGCGCACCGGCCGCAAGCCCTTCTGCCCCGATCCGGGCCTCGCCACCTCGCTAGGATTGCGCGGGGCCAGCTTCACGCAATTGATGCTCGCGCTCGGCTTCCGCGCCGATGGCGAGAATGTGTGGGTGTGGAAGGGCAAACGCGATCAGCCGAAACGCCCGCCCGTCGCGCGGCCGGGCAACGCCTTCGGCGCGCTGGCCGATCTGTGGCCCGGCCATGCAACCCGATAG
- a CDS encoding CHASE2 domain-containing protein, which yields MNKGTPAVPKRLYAEWLAVAIVASLLVATLVWARVTVRLDNILYDRALEADRRTPPDDILIVAIDSPSLRQIGAWPWPRSAHAQLLDRLAAAKPKAVGYDVLFVEPTPYDAALAAAMRRVPTYLPLLVDVPGTNGAPFDAIDPAGDLATAAAGIAHVNVGFDGDRVIRQVNLEEGGGGKRWLQLAAAMAGVKTDPAIDANQPGLWQERPILIPYGGGAGHFQTVPFADVLSGKIPPEFLRGRYILVGATANGMGDSYPTPSTGDTSQMAGVEIQAHLLDALLHGHAITPASAALQLAIALAALWIMLIGFLRLGPSGTGYLLLGLLIAILGGSLAVLHWGRLWVPPGATLMGLLFVYPLWGWRRLHTLSLYMTEELRVLERERDDLPQATSSTPSEVTTQAALLRGAIDRLRDLRRFLADAITHLPDALFVTNLDGRISLSNDEARTLAERLGLDGGRGAAIGPLLEALGAAPIDADGESEGGVDLRDDQERSYELRWVAQHDAADRRIGWIVRIADTTRLRQAERGREEALELLSHDMRAPQSAILTMITQEGAGMPTDLAARIARQARRTLDLAENFVQLARAEAKPIDADEVDLADVLIDSADALWAQSRARGVAVDLETPEEPPLMPGDRQLLTRAVTNLLSNAIKYSDEGGRVSCVLTHCTEKARLVIADNGVGMTEAEQGRLFQRFARGRREGVGLGLALVDTVVRRHGGTIACQTAPGEGTRFTIDLPLASAA from the coding sequence GTGAATAAGGGCACCCCGGCAGTTCCAAAGCGGCTTTATGCCGAATGGCTCGCCGTCGCCATCGTCGCCAGCCTGCTGGTCGCCACGCTTGTCTGGGCGCGCGTCACCGTCCGTCTCGACAATATCCTCTATGATCGCGCGCTGGAGGCCGATCGGCGGACGCCGCCCGACGATATCCTGATCGTCGCGATCGACAGCCCCAGCCTGCGCCAGATCGGCGCATGGCCCTGGCCGCGCAGCGCGCACGCCCAATTGCTCGATCGGCTGGCGGCTGCAAAGCCGAAGGCCGTCGGCTACGACGTCCTGTTCGTCGAGCCGACCCCCTATGACGCCGCGCTCGCCGCGGCGATGCGGCGCGTTCCCACTTATCTGCCTTTGCTTGTCGACGTTCCGGGCACCAATGGCGCGCCGTTCGATGCAATCGATCCCGCCGGCGATCTGGCGACGGCCGCCGCGGGCATCGCACATGTGAATGTCGGCTTCGACGGCGATCGCGTGATCCGTCAGGTGAACCTGGAGGAAGGCGGCGGCGGCAAGCGCTGGCTCCAGCTCGCGGCCGCAATGGCGGGGGTCAAGACCGATCCCGCGATTGATGCGAACCAGCCGGGCCTGTGGCAGGAACGTCCGATCCTGATCCCCTATGGCGGCGGCGCGGGGCATTTCCAGACCGTCCCCTTCGCCGACGTCCTGTCGGGCAAGATCCCGCCCGAATTCCTGCGCGGCCGCTACATCTTGGTCGGCGCGACCGCGAACGGCATGGGCGATTCCTATCCGACGCCCAGCACCGGCGACACCAGCCAGATGGCGGGCGTCGAGATTCAGGCGCATTTGCTCGATGCGCTGCTCCACGGGCACGCGATCACGCCAGCATCCGCCGCGCTCCAGTTGGCCATCGCGCTCGCCGCGCTCTGGATCATGCTGATCGGATTCCTGCGGCTGGGGCCGAGCGGAACCGGCTATCTGCTGCTCGGCCTGCTGATCGCGATCCTGGGCGGCAGTCTGGCTGTGCTCCACTGGGGCCGGCTGTGGGTTCCGCCGGGCGCGACGTTGATGGGGCTGCTGTTCGTCTATCCTTTGTGGGGCTGGCGCCGGCTCCACACGCTCAGCCTCTACATGACCGAGGAGTTGCGCGTTCTTGAGCGCGAGCGCGACGATCTGCCGCAGGCGACGTCGAGCACGCCCAGCGAGGTGACGACGCAGGCCGCTTTGCTGCGCGGTGCGATCGATCGGCTGCGCGATCTTCGCCGCTTCCTGGCCGACGCGATCACCCACCTGCCCGACGCCCTGTTCGTCACCAATCTGGACGGCCGCATCAGCCTGTCGAACGATGAGGCGCGCACGCTGGCCGAGCGGCTGGGCTTAGACGGCGGGCGCGGCGCCGCGATCGGCCCGCTGCTGGAGGCGCTGGGCGCCGCGCCGATCGACGCCGACGGCGAAAGCGAAGGCGGCGTCGACCTGCGCGACGATCAGGAACGCAGCTACGAACTGCGTTGGGTGGCGCAGCATGATGCCGCCGATCGCCGCATCGGCTGGATCGTCCGCATCGCCGACACGACCCGCCTGCGCCAGGCCGAGCGCGGGCGCGAAGAGGCGCTGGAACTGCTGAGCCACGATATGCGCGCGCCGCAATCCGCAATCCTGACGATGATCACGCAGGAAGGCGCGGGTATGCCCACCGATCTGGCCGCGCGCATCGCCCGACAAGCGCGCCGCACGCTCGACCTTGCCGAGAATTTCGTCCAGCTCGCGCGTGCGGAGGCCAAGCCGATCGACGCCGACGAGGTCGACCTGGCCGACGTGTTGATCGATTCGGCCGACGCCTTGTGGGCGCAGAGCCGCGCGCGCGGCGTCGCGGTCGATCTGGAAACGCCCGAAGAACCACCGCTGATGCCCGGCGATCGCCAGTTGCTGACCCGCGCCGTCACCAACCTGCTCTCCAACGCGATCAAATATAGCGACGAGGGCGGCCGCGTGAGCTGCGTTCTCACCCATTGCACCGAAAAGGCCCGGCTGGTGATCGCCGACAATGGTGTGGGGATGACAGAGGCCGAACAGGGCCGCCTGTTCCAGCGTTTCGCCCGCGGACGGCGCGAGGGCGTGGGCCTTGGCCTCGCGCTCGTCGATACGGTCGTGCGCCGCCACGGCGGCACGATCGCCTGCCAGACCGCGCCGGGCGAAGGCACGCGCTTCACGATCGATCTGCCGCTCGCCTCCGCCGCCTGA
- a CDS encoding aldo/keto reductase: MALKDILAATPLGFGAAPLGNMFRAIPEEEALATVEAAWNDGIRFFDNAPFYGAGLAEIRMGEALKAKPRNEYVIATKVGRVVLDEIEDGARDNGEKGAVFEHGRPNKVINDYSEAATLRSIEDSLKRLQTDHIDIVWVHDVAQDFYGDEWLDVFESARKGAFKALDRLRDEGVIKAWGLGVNRVEAVELLLDLEGPRPDGSLLAGRYTLLDHDRALQRLMPKVVERGLGIVAGGPYSSGALVGGPNFEYAPATPAILDKVARIKAIADKYGVSMKAAGLQFSLANPAVAAVIPGASRPGRIAEDRAALNEVVPVEFWRALRDAGLVNPAAPLPGLN, encoded by the coding sequence ATGGCTCTCAAGGATATCCTCGCCGCCACCCCGCTCGGCTTCGGCGCCGCACCGCTCGGCAACATGTTCCGCGCGATCCCAGAGGAGGAAGCGCTGGCAACCGTCGAAGCCGCGTGGAATGACGGCATCCGTTTCTTCGACAACGCCCCCTTCTACGGCGCCGGCCTGGCCGAAATCCGCATGGGCGAGGCACTGAAAGCCAAACCGCGCAATGAATATGTCATCGCCACCAAGGTCGGCCGCGTCGTGCTCGACGAGATCGAGGATGGTGCGCGCGACAATGGCGAAAAGGGCGCGGTGTTCGAACACGGCCGACCGAACAAGGTGATCAACGATTATTCCGAAGCCGCGACTTTGCGGTCGATCGAGGACAGTTTGAAGCGCCTGCAGACCGACCATATCGACATCGTGTGGGTGCATGACGTCGCGCAGGATTTCTACGGCGACGAATGGCTCGACGTGTTCGAAAGTGCGCGCAAGGGCGCGTTCAAGGCGCTCGATCGGCTGCGCGACGAGGGCGTGATCAAGGCGTGGGGCCTGGGCGTCAATCGTGTCGAGGCGGTCGAACTGCTGCTCGATCTCGAAGGGCCGCGCCCGGATGGGTCGCTGCTCGCGGGCCGCTACACATTGCTCGACCATGATCGCGCGCTGCAGCGGCTGATGCCCAAGGTGGTCGAACGCGGCCTCGGCATCGTCGCGGGCGGCCCGTACAGCTCGGGCGCGCTCGTCGGTGGCCCCAACTTCGAATATGCGCCGGCCACGCCCGCGATCCTCGACAAGGTCGCGCGGATCAAGGCGATCGCCGACAAATACGGCGTCAGCATGAAGGCGGCGGGCCTGCAATTCTCGCTCGCCAACCCTGCGGTCGCGGCGGTCATCCCCGGCGCCAGCCGTCCGGGCCGCATCGCCGAAGATCGCGCCGCGCTGAACGAGGTCGTCCCTGTCGAGTTCTGGCGCGCGCTGCGCGACGCCGGCCTTGTCAATCCGGCAGCCCCTCTGCCCGGCCTCAACTAA
- a CDS encoding NADH:flavin oxidoreductase/NADH oxidase: MSQPALFTPLTTTKLSLRNRIIIAPMCQYSAVDGSMTDWHLIHLGQLALSGAALLTIEATAVTPDGRISYADVGLWSDANEAAMARTVEGIRRWSDMPIAIQLAHAGRKASTDLPWLGGAQIAPDHANGWPTIAPSPLPFEAGENPPVAMDKAELDRIRDAFAKAAERAGRIGLDAVQIHAAHGYLLHQFLSPLSNQREDDYGGSLENRMRFPLEIYDAVRAAFPADRPVTVRVSGTDWVEGGWTIEDTIAFAKGLEARGCAAIHVSSGGLDPRQDIPVGPSYQVPLARAVKEAVDMPVVAVGLITDYDQAEAIVATGDADMIALARGILYDPRWPWHAAAHLGAQVAAPKQYLRSQPRQYRDLLVA; encoded by the coding sequence ATGTCCCAACCCGCCTTGTTCACGCCGCTGACGACCACCAAGCTGTCGCTGCGCAACCGCATCATCATCGCGCCGATGTGCCAATATTCGGCCGTCGACGGATCGATGACCGACTGGCACCTGATCCATCTGGGCCAGCTTGCCTTGTCGGGCGCCGCGCTGCTGACGATCGAAGCCACCGCCGTCACCCCCGACGGCCGGATCAGCTATGCCGACGTCGGCCTGTGGAGCGACGCGAACGAGGCGGCGATGGCCCGCACCGTCGAAGGCATTCGCCGCTGGTCCGACATGCCGATCGCAATCCAGCTCGCCCATGCCGGGCGCAAGGCGTCGACCGACCTGCCCTGGCTGGGCGGCGCGCAGATCGCGCCCGATCACGCCAATGGCTGGCCGACGATCGCCCCCTCCCCGCTTCCGTTCGAGGCGGGCGAGAATCCGCCGGTCGCGATGGACAAGGCCGAACTCGATCGCATCCGCGACGCCTTCGCCAAGGCGGCCGAGCGCGCGGGCCGGATCGGGCTGGACGCGGTGCAGATCCACGCGGCGCACGGCTATCTGCTCCACCAATTCCTCTCGCCTCTCTCGAACCAGCGCGAGGACGACTATGGCGGCAGCCTGGAAAACCGGATGCGCTTCCCGCTCGAAATCTATGACGCCGTGCGCGCGGCCTTCCCCGCCGATCGGCCGGTGACGGTGCGCGTATCGGGCACCGACTGGGTCGAGGGCGGCTGGACGATCGAGGACACGATCGCCTTCGCCAAGGGGTTGGAAGCGCGCGGATGCGCGGCGATCCATGTGTCGAGCGGCGGGCTCGATCCGCGGCAGGATATCCCGGTCGGCCCCAGCTATCAGGTGCCGCTGGCCCGCGCGGTCAAGGAAGCGGTGGACATGCCCGTCGTCGCGGTCGGCCTGATCACCGATTATGATCAGGCCGAAGCGATCGTTGCCACGGGCGATGCGGACATGATCGCGCTCGCCCGCGGTATTCTCTACGACCCGCGCTGGCCGTGGCACGCCGCCGCCCATCTGGGCGCGCAGGTGGCTGCGCCGAAGCAATATCTCCGGTCGCAGCCCCGCCAGTATCGCGATCTACTCGTTGCCTAA
- the fdxA gene encoding ferredoxin FdxA: MTYVVTDACIRCKYMDCVEVCPVDCFYEGDNMLVINPSECIDCGVCEPECPAEAILPDTESGLEQWLELNNTFANQWPNITRKRDAPADADEWKNVPGKYEAHFSAEPGQGD; the protein is encoded by the coding sequence ATGACCTACGTCGTTACCGACGCCTGCATCCGCTGCAAATATATGGACTGCGTGGAAGTATGCCCCGTCGATTGCTTCTACGAGGGCGATAACATGCTGGTGATCAACCCCAGCGAGTGCATCGACTGCGGCGTGTGCGAGCCTGAGTGCCCGGCCGAAGCGATCCTGCCGGATACCGAAAGCGGTCTGGAGCAGTGGCTGGAGCTGAACAACACGTTCGCCAATCAGTGGCCGAACATCACCCGCAAGCGCGACGCGCCGGCCGACGCCGACGAGTGGAAGAACGTGCCGGGCAAATATGAAGCGCACTTCTCGGCAGAACCCGGTCAGGGCGACTGA
- a CDS encoding RNA-binding S4 domain-containing protein: MRLDKYLWFVRLTKTRGLAQDIAEAGHMRIDGRVVEQAHAAVRVGNVLTFPLHDRVRVIRVEALPARRGPAPEARSCYTDLGSAKPNSVDD; encoded by the coding sequence ATGCGGCTCGATAAATATCTCTGGTTCGTACGACTGACGAAGACCCGCGGCCTGGCGCAGGACATCGCGGAAGCCGGCCATATGCGGATCGACGGGCGCGTCGTCGAACAGGCGCATGCCGCCGTTCGTGTCGGAAATGTGCTGACTTTTCCGCTGCACGACCGGGTCCGCGTGATCCGCGTGGAGGCGCTGCCGGCCCGCCGCGGCCCCGCCCCCGAGGCGCGGAGCTGTTACACCGACTTGGGATCGGCAAAGCCCAACTCGGTTGACGATTGA
- a CDS encoding flavin-containing monooxygenase yields MQRFDAIVVGAGFAGMHMLVKLREMGMSALVIERGSDVGGTWYWNRYPGARCDVPSMDYSVPWDDELDQEWNWTERYAAQPEILTYALHLADRHDLRRDIKFNTSVNKADWNEDSKTWTVGTDTGDTYEARFFISGAGALSEPNLPDIPGIKSFKGELYHTGRWPRDKVALKGKRIAVLGTGSTGVQASTAIAKEADHLFVLQRTAQYSLPCLTPPLSDEEIGKRKAIYPAHREWQRNSFAATFMDVGSPFAMTAAEHTPEQRLANMEKCWASGTAALVGVYADVSTNAETAQEVSDFVRNKIRQTVKDPVTAERLCPKPGSYIGTRRIIIDTGYYQIFNQPNVTLVDITEDPIVEITETGVKLKSGTFHEIDMLVVATGYDAVTGPLLSMNITGKDGLELKTAWKDGPHTYLGLMVAGFPNLFTITGPSSPGVLANVIFSIDQHVQWIANAFEHMRKIDAVEIDTTEAAQTEWAMHAAETTSRALRIHDEKNWYLGTNIPGKPRSVLVYQGGLGFYKDKCNEIAADNYRGFVFEREKAAA; encoded by the coding sequence ATGCAACGTTTCGATGCGATCGTGGTCGGCGCCGGCTTTGCGGGCATGCATATGCTGGTCAAGCTGCGCGAGATGGGCATGTCGGCGCTGGTGATCGAGCGCGGCAGCGACGTCGGCGGGACCTGGTACTGGAATCGCTATCCGGGCGCGCGCTGCGACGTGCCGTCGATGGATTATTCGGTGCCGTGGGACGACGAACTCGACCAGGAATGGAACTGGACCGAGCGTTACGCCGCCCAGCCCGAAATCCTGACCTACGCGCTCCACCTCGCCGATCGCCACGATCTGCGCCGCGACATCAAGTTCAACACGTCGGTGAACAAGGCCGACTGGAACGAGGACAGCAAGACCTGGACGGTCGGCACCGACACCGGCGACACCTATGAAGCGCGCTTCTTCATCAGCGGAGCAGGCGCGCTGTCCGAACCGAACCTGCCCGACATTCCGGGCATCAAGAGCTTCAAGGGCGAACTCTATCACACCGGCCGCTGGCCGCGTGACAAGGTAGCGCTGAAGGGCAAGCGCATCGCCGTGCTGGGCACCGGATCGACCGGCGTTCAGGCATCGACCGCGATCGCCAAGGAAGCCGATCATCTGTTCGTGCTGCAGCGGACCGCGCAATACAGCCTGCCGTGCCTCACCCCGCCGCTGTCGGACGAGGAGATCGGCAAGCGCAAGGCGATCTATCCCGCGCACCGCGAATGGCAACGCAACAGCTTCGCCGCGACCTTCATGGACGTTGGTTCGCCCTTCGCGATGACGGCGGCGGAACACACGCCCGAACAGCGCCTCGCCAATATGGAAAAGTGCTGGGCATCGGGCACGGCGGCTTTGGTCGGCGTCTATGCCGACGTTTCGACCAATGCCGAAACCGCGCAGGAAGTATCCGATTTCGTCCGCAACAAGATCCGCCAGACGGTGAAGGATCCGGTCACGGCCGAGCGGCTGTGTCCGAAGCCGGGCAGCTATATCGGCACGCGCCGCATCATCATCGACACCGGCTATTATCAGATCTTCAACCAGCCCAACGTCACGCTGGTGGACATCACCGAAGATCCGATCGTCGAGATCACCGAGACGGGCGTGAAGCTGAAAAGCGGCACGTTCCACGAGATCGACATGCTGGTCGTCGCGACTGGCTATGACGCCGTCACCGGGCCGCTGCTGTCGATGAACATCACCGGCAAGGACGGGCTGGAACTCAAGACCGCGTGGAAGGATGGCCCGCACACCTATCTGGGTCTGATGGTCGCGGGCTTCCCGAACCTGTTCACGATCACCGGGCCGAGCAGCCCCGGCGTGCTGGCCAACGTGATCTTCTCGATCGACCAGCACGTGCAGTGGATCGCCAACGCCTTCGAACATATGCGCAAGATCGACGCGGTCGAAATCGACACGACCGAGGCGGCGCAGACCGAATGGGCGATGCACGCTGCGGAAACCACGTCGCGGGCGCTGCGCATCCACGACGAGAAGAACTGGTATCTGGGGACGAACATTCCGGGCAAGCCGCGCTCGGTGCTCGTCTATCAGGGTGGTCTCGGCTTCTACAAAGACAAGTGCAACGAGATCGCGGCCGACAATTATCGCGGCTTCGTGTTCGAACGGGAGAAGGCTGCGGCCTGA
- a CDS encoding response regulator transcription factor — protein MRIAILDDEPQDRAFVARTLTEAGHVCYEFPNARTLSTRLRQDTFDLLILDWNMPDKSGVEILEWMRNNLELPVPALLLTNRSADEDIVTGLGAGADDYIVKPVQPPVLLARINALMRRSGPREATSGSETFGPYTLHPMRQNVTVDGDTIALTAKEFELTATLFRNLHRPLSRAYLLEMVWGRNPDLPTRTLDAHISRIRSKLGLRPERGYRLVPVYSYGYRLEAVGPDGEDGEH, from the coding sequence ATGCGCATCGCAATTCTTGACGACGAACCGCAGGATCGCGCCTTCGTTGCGCGCACGCTGACCGAAGCGGGCCACGTCTGCTACGAATTCCCCAATGCCCGCACGCTTTCCACGCGACTGCGGCAGGACACGTTCGATCTGCTGATCCTCGATTGGAATATGCCCGACAAATCGGGCGTCGAGATCCTCGAATGGATGCGCAACAATCTGGAACTTCCGGTTCCCGCGCTGCTGCTGACCAACCGTTCGGCCGACGAGGATATCGTGACCGGGCTTGGCGCGGGCGCCGACGATTATATCGTCAAGCCGGTGCAGCCGCCCGTCCTGCTCGCCCGCATCAACGCGCTGATGCGCCGCAGCGGCCCGCGTGAGGCGACGAGCGGCAGCGAGACCTTCGGTCCCTATACGCTTCATCCGATGCGCCAGAACGTGACGGTCGACGGCGACACGATCGCGCTGACCGCGAAGGAATTCGAACTGACCGCCACCCTGTTCCGCAATCTCCACCGCCCGCTCTCGCGCGCTTATCTGCTGGAGATGGTGTGGGGCCGGAACCCGGATCTGCCCACGCGCACGCTGGACGCGCACATCTCGCGCATCCGTTCCAAGCTGGGACTGCGGCCCGAGCGCGGCTATCGCCTCGTCCCTGTTTACAGCTATGGTTATCGCCTCGAAGCCGTCGGGCCAGATGGAGAGGACGGCGAGCACTGA
- a CDS encoding CarD family transcriptional regulator, translating into MAAKALSFVVGDYVVYPKHGVGRVVELQSQEIAGAKLELYVLRFEKERMTLRVPTNKAEAVGMRKLSSSVTMGEALTTLKGKPKVKRTMWSRRAQEYEAKINSGDLVSISEVVRDLFRADDQPEQSYSERQIFEAAASRLARELAAMEAIDEPAAMEKILDILRKAAAIHNK; encoded by the coding sequence ATGGCTGCCAAGGCGCTGAGCTTCGTTGTCGGCGATTATGTTGTTTACCCCAAGCATGGTGTCGGCCGCGTGGTCGAACTCCAGAGCCAGGAAATCGCCGGAGCCAAACTCGAGCTCTACGTCCTGCGTTTCGAAAAGGAGCGCATGACGCTCCGCGTGCCCACCAACAAGGCGGAAGCCGTTGGCATGCGCAAGCTCTCCTCGTCGGTGACGATGGGCGAGGCGCTGACCACGCTGAAGGGCAAGCCCAAGGTGAAGCGCACCATGTGGTCGCGCCGCGCGCAGGAATATGAAGCGAAGATCAACTCGGGCGACCTCGTGTCGATCTCCGAAGTGGTCCGCGATCTGTTCCGTGCCGACGACCAGCCCGAGCAGAGCTATTCGGAACGCCAGATCTTCGAAGCGGCCGCAAGCCGCCTCGCCCGCGAACTCGCCGCGATGGAAGCCATCGACGAGCCGGCGGCGATGGAGAAGATCCTCGACATCCTGCGCAAGGCGGCCGCTATTCACAACAAGTGA